The genome window CGTGGTCGGTGGCAATACCCAGCAATTCACCTACACCACGGCGGGCACCTACTCGGTGATGCTCATCGGCTTGGACAGCACCACCTGCAACGTGGCCGATACGGCGTTCATCACGGTCACCATCAGCGACCCGGCGCAATTGGAGGCGCTGTTCACCGGTGATCCCATCAGCTCCTGCACGGAGTACGCGGTGCAGCTCACCAACCAGAGCACCGGCAGCAACGTGGTGCTTTGGGACTTGAATGGAACGCCGAGCAACGTGCCCAATCCTTATGTGACGGTGCCGGGTCCGGGCACCTATAGCTACACCATCACGGTGATCGACCAGTTCTGCCAGATCAGCGACAGTTTCTCGATGAGCATCGAAGTGCCGCCTGCATCGCTCACGATCGACCTCCCCTCGCCCGTTTATCTGTGCCCGGAGGCAACCGTGCTGCTCAACGCCGGCGCTGGCTATGACGGCTACCAGTGGAGCACCGGCGAGACTGCTCAAGTCATCACCGTGAGTGAGCCCGGCCTTTACGACATCGCGGTTGCGTTGGGCTTCTGCGATGCTTCTGACCAGATCCAAGTGCTGCAGGTTGCCACGCCTCCGGGCATGGCCGATGTGCAGACCTGCCCGGGCCGCGATGTGAATCTGGCTCCGGCGTTCACCGCACAGAGCATCCTTTGGAGCACTGGCTGGCAGGAGACCACCCTGAGCGTCACGGAGGCTGGCCAATACTCATTCGTCGCCACGGATGCTTACGGCTGCGTGTTCGCGGATACGGTCGAAGTCGTTCACCTGGCCACGTCTGACGGCGAAGCCATCATCCCCAATGTCTTCACGCCGAACGGCGACAAGCACAACGATGAATTCGTGGTTGCGGGCCTGGATGTGCAGCAGTTCAGCATGGAGGTGTATAACCGTTGGGGCCAGAAGATGTTCCAGAGCGCCGACCCCAAGCGCGGCTGGAAGGGCAGCGTGGACAACGAGAGCGACCTGCCCGTGCCCGATGGCACCTACTTCTACATCGTGAGCTATAAGGACCTGTGCGCGAAGGAGCCCGAGGTGAGCAAAGCGGGTCACGTTACCTTGCTGCGTTGACGATTCCGGCTTCCGCGCCGAACACTACTTTCGGAGCATGCGAAGCACCCTACTTCTGACCGCCGCATTCGCGGTGCCGATTTGCCTTGCCGCTCACGATCATGCGCATGATCACGGCGGGCACCGCGGATTGGAGTTCCATGAGAACAAGGGCCAATGGCCGCAGCAGGTCCTCTTCCGGGCCATGACACCTGGTGGTGCCGTGTTCGTGGAGCCATCGGCCTTCACGTACGTGCTGCGCAGCGGCGGTCCTCAGCATGCCATGCCGAAGGACACGCCGTACGAACCGTACCGTGAGCATGCGTTCCGCGTCCACTTCGAGGGGGGGCGTGCTGCCGCGCACCGCGCAGAGGACCGGCAGCCGCATTACGTCAATTACTTTCTGGGCAACGATCGAGCGAATTGGGCCGGTGGGGTAGGGGTCTTCGGCGGAGCGGAATTGAATGCTGTGTACCCCGGCATCGACTTGCACGTGCATGGCCACGAAGGGCTGAAGTACGATTGGGTGGTGGCGGCAGGCGCCGATGCTGCGGCGATCGTCATGCGCTACGAAGGCCAGGACAAGCTTGAGGTGCGCGATGGCATGACCTACGTGAAGACCACTGCAGGCACCCTTATCGAGCAGCGTCCCGTAGCGTGGACCGAGCGAGATGGGTCGAAGTCCCCGGTGCGTTGCGAATTCGTGCAGCGCGGCGATCAAGTGTCGTTCAGCTTTCCAGATGGCTACGACCGCACGGCGACGCTGGTGATCGACCCGGTAGTGACCTTCAGCAGCTACGTGGGCAGCTTCGCTGATAACTTCGGATGCACGGCGACTTATGATGACGAGGGCCACCTCTATGGCGCGGGCAGCGCGTTCGGCGTGGGTTATCCGCTCACCGTGGGCGTGGTGCAGAACGCGTTCGCCGGCGGCACCATTGATATGGGCGTGAGCAAGTTCGCGCCTGATGGAACGAGCCTGATCTGGAGCACCTACATCGGCGGCAGCGAGAACGATCTGCCGCACAGCATGGTGGTGAACAGCGCCAATGAGCTCTTCATCCTCGGCACCACGGGATCGAGCAACTTCCCGGTCACCAGCGGCTGCTATGACAACACCCTCGGGGGCGGCACCCTTCCGCCCTTCGGCGGCTCCTATGGCTTCAACTACAGCTTCGGCAGCGACATCGCGGTGGTGCATCTGAATGCGGACGCGGATGCGCTGCTGGGATCGACCTACGTGGGCGGCAGCGCTAACGATGGCCTCAACCAGTTCACACCGCTGTTGCGCAACTACGGTGATCCCTTCCGTGGCGAGATCATCATGGATGCCGATGAGAATCCGATCATCGCGAGCTGTACGGCCAGCAGCGGCCTCTTCACCACGCCGGGCGCATCGCAAGCGGTCTTCGGCGGGAGCCTTGACGGCTACATCTTCCGCATGGACCCCGTGCTCAGCAACATGCTCTGGGCCACTTACCATGGCGGTTCGGGCAACGATGCGGCCTATGGAGTGCAGGTGTCCACCACCGGCGATGTGTACGTGACCGGCGGCACCTTGAGCACTGATCTGCCTGCTGCGGGCTCGCCGTTCCAAGCGGCCAATGCCGGAGGCGGCGATGGCTGGCTGGCGCGGTACAGCGGTACCGGCGCGCTGCTCGGTACCACCTACTTCGGAACAACGGGCTTCGATCAGGCTTACTTCGTGCAGCTCGATCCGCAGAACAATGTGTATGTGGTGGGGCAGACCACCGGAGCTTATCCGGTCAGTGGCGGCGTCTACGCGAACCCAACGGGCTCGCAGTTCATCCATAAGTTCAACAGCGCGCTCTCAGCATCGTCGTGGAGCACCCGCATCGGCACCAACGGAACGGAGAACATCAGTCCATCCGCATTCCTGGTGAGCGATTGCGGCCAGATCTACTTCAGTGGCTGGGGCGGGACCGTGAATCCGGCCGGCGGCGGCGTTACCACCAGCAGCACGCTAGGGTTGCCCGTTACTGCCGATGCCTATCAACCCGGCACCGATGGCAGCGACTTCTATCTGATGGTGCTCAATGCTGATGCGGCATCACTCGCCTACGCCACCTTCTTCGGAGGCACCGCCACGGAGCATGTCGATGGTGGCACCAGCCGATTCGACAAGGATGGTATCGTTTACCAGGCCGTATGCGCGGGCTGCGGATTCGGGACCACCACCTTCCCGACGACGCCCGGCGCCTGGAGCAGCACCGACAACGGCATGAACTGCAACCTCGGCGTGTTCAAGATCGACTTCGAGCAGAACGTGCAGGTGAACATCGATGCGAGCATCAGCGACCTGGTGCTCTGCCTCGATGATCCTGTCGTGCTCAATGCGGTGGGCACCGCTGACGCCTGGCTGTGGGACCTGGGCGATGGGTCGCCAACGAGCACGGTGGTGACACTGGCGCACCAGTACGCCGAACCCGGCGTGTACACCATCACGCTGGTGGGAACGGCGATCGGATTGTGCGTGGCCGTGGATACGGCAACCGTGCAGATCACGGTGGTGGCGCCTGTGGATCTTCAACCGGCCTTCGAAGCGGTGCCTTCCGGCAATTGCGACGCCGTGGAGGTGGATCTCTTCAACACCAGCCTGGGCAGCAGCATATTCCTCTGGAGCTTCGGCGATGGCAGCGGTTCCACCCTGACCAATCCTTCCCATGCTTATGCTGCTCCGGGCCAATACACGATCACCCTCGGCATTGTTGATCCCGTGTGCGCTGATACCGCGTTCGCATCGCAGACCATCGATGTGGGCATCCCCGGTCTCACGCTCGACCTGGAGTCGCCTGTGGGATTGTGCGATGGGGCCAGCGTGCTGCTGGATGCAGGAGCCGGTTACGATACGTACGCCTGGAGCACGGGCGCGCAGACCGCCACCATCAGTGCAAGTGAGCCTGGCGCGTACATCGTGGTGGTGACCGACGGATTCTGCACGGGCACGGACACGATCATCGTGCTGGAACCGACCACGCATGAGCCGCTCGCCGACCGCCAGATCTGCCCTGGACAGGATGCCACGCTCGCCCCGCCGTTCACGCCGTTAAGCATCACTTGGAGCAATGGCCTGAGCACGCCATCCATCACCGTGGAGGATGATGGCTCCTATTGGTTCACGGCAATCGATCCTGCCGGCTGTCCGGTGACGGACACGGTGAATGTGGTCTTCTTCCTGATCGGTGACAGTGAGGCGATCGTGCCGAACGTGTTCACTCCGAACGGGGACAAGATCAACGACCTGTACCTGGTTGAGGGCGTTGACCCTGCTGCTGATTTCCAGATGGACATCTACAACCGCTGGGGACAGCGCGTGTTCGAGACCACATCAGGGAACTACGGGTGGAACGGCAAGCTGCGGAACGACGGCGAGACCGTGCCCGATGGCACCTACTTCGTGATCGTCACCTACAAGGAATTCTGCAAGGGCACCGATCCGGTCACGATCACCACGCACGTCACGCTGCTGCGCTAACGCTGCCAGGCCTTCGCCATCGCGCGCCCCGTGTGCGAATCCTCCCGCGCCAATTCCTCGGGCGTGCCGGCGAAGAGCAATCCTCCTCCGCCATCCCCGCCTTCAGGGCCGAGGTCGATCACCTGGTCCGCGCACTTGATCACTTCGGTGTTGTGCTCGATGCAGATCACGCTATGCCCGTTGGCGATGAGCATGCCGAGC of Flavobacteriales bacterium contains these proteins:
- a CDS encoding gliding motility-associated C-terminal domain-containing protein; this encodes MRSTLLLTAAFAVPICLAAHDHAHDHGGHRGLEFHENKGQWPQQVLFRAMTPGGAVFVEPSAFTYVLRSGGPQHAMPKDTPYEPYREHAFRVHFEGGRAAAHRAEDRQPHYVNYFLGNDRANWAGGVGVFGGAELNAVYPGIDLHVHGHEGLKYDWVVAAGADAAAIVMRYEGQDKLEVRDGMTYVKTTAGTLIEQRPVAWTERDGSKSPVRCEFVQRGDQVSFSFPDGYDRTATLVIDPVVTFSSYVGSFADNFGCTATYDDEGHLYGAGSAFGVGYPLTVGVVQNAFAGGTIDMGVSKFAPDGTSLIWSTYIGGSENDLPHSMVVNSANELFILGTTGSSNFPVTSGCYDNTLGGGTLPPFGGSYGFNYSFGSDIAVVHLNADADALLGSTYVGGSANDGLNQFTPLLRNYGDPFRGEIIMDADENPIIASCTASSGLFTTPGASQAVFGGSLDGYIFRMDPVLSNMLWATYHGGSGNDAAYGVQVSTTGDVYVTGGTLSTDLPAAGSPFQAANAGGGDGWLARYSGTGALLGTTYFGTTGFDQAYFVQLDPQNNVYVVGQTTGAYPVSGGVYANPTGSQFIHKFNSALSASSWSTRIGTNGTENISPSAFLVSDCGQIYFSGWGGTVNPAGGGVTTSSTLGLPVTADAYQPGTDGSDFYLMVLNADAASLAYATFFGGTATEHVDGGTSRFDKDGIVYQAVCAGCGFGTTTFPTTPGAWSSTDNGMNCNLGVFKIDFEQNVQVNIDASISDLVLCLDDPVVLNAVGTADAWLWDLGDGSPTSTVVTLAHQYAEPGVYTITLVGTAIGLCVAVDTATVQITVVAPVDLQPAFEAVPSGNCDAVEVDLFNTSLGSSIFLWSFGDGSGSTLTNPSHAYAAPGQYTITLGIVDPVCADTAFASQTIDVGIPGLTLDLESPVGLCDGASVLLDAGAGYDTYAWSTGAQTATISASEPGAYIVVVTDGFCTGTDTIIVLEPTTHEPLADRQICPGQDATLAPPFTPLSITWSNGLSTPSITVEDDGSYWFTAIDPAGCPVTDTVNVVFFLIGDSEAIVPNVFTPNGDKINDLYLVEGVDPAADFQMDIYNRWGQRVFETTSGNYGWNGKLRNDGETVPDGTYFVIVTYKEFCKGTDPVTITTHVTLLR